In a genomic window of Methanocella sp.:
- a CDS encoding TetR/AcrR family transcriptional regulator translates to MDEKTTVSGEVTTKERILNVAIDLFAVKGFDAVSLREIADAAGVRKATLYYYFNTKDEILEKILEYVLEIWDQSKIGKWSDSDDAEAQILSMGLDGFMAMASGVSGSWLEDPRMEKIMRISFIELYHNDQIKNFMLAFFGDGPRFFESSFAIMMKHKLIKPADPKVLTDEYMSFYMMALVDHFLLRYGSTRNSFIEDYGSRIEEHNEYFKNTVRP, encoded by the coding sequence ATGGACGAGAAAACAACAGTATCGGGCGAAGTGACGACGAAGGAACGGATACTGAACGTCGCCATCGACCTGTTCGCCGTAAAAGGGTTCGACGCCGTATCGCTACGCGAGATCGCGGACGCGGCGGGCGTCCGGAAGGCAACGCTATACTACTACTTCAACACCAAGGACGAGATCCTCGAGAAGATCCTGGAATATGTCCTGGAGATCTGGGATCAGAGCAAGATAGGTAAATGGTCGGATAGCGATGATGCTGAAGCACAGATCCTCTCGATGGGGCTGGACGGGTTCATGGCCATGGCCAGCGGCGTATCCGGGAGCTGGCTGGAGGATCCCCGCATGGAGAAGATCATGAGGATCTCGTTCATCGAGCTTTACCATAATGACCAGATAAAAAATTTCATGCTGGCGTTCTTTGGCGATGGGCCGCGGTTCTTCGAGTCGAGCTTCGCTATCATGATGAAGCATAAGCTCATCAAGCCTGCGGACCCGAAAGTCCTGACCGATGAATACATGTCGTTCTACATGATGGCGCTTGTAGACCATTTTCTCCTGCGCTACGGCAGTACCCGAAACTCGTTTATCGAGGACTACGGTTCCCGCATCGAGGAGCACAATGAGTACTTTAAGAACACGGTAAGACCGTGA
- a CDS encoding TetR/AcrR family transcriptional regulator, producing the protein MPIMNDIEMISNDKTTKQRIFEVALDLFAHKGFDGVSMREIAEAVGIKKASLYSHFESKDALIEQIFNYPAMALETVGPEGEDAEKMMVSMGVEGYMAMAGSVFNKWIAAPGMEKVWRIICIELYHDPRIKEFYDQFTGEAIAFWTSNFRTMGKHGLIKAVSPEVLAREYLAFYIYTFMDYFIAHFDGEGSFLGANERILDEHMKFLVRSIKA; encoded by the coding sequence ATGCCCATCATGAATGATATAGAAATGATTTCGAACGATAAGACCACGAAGCAGCGCATCTTTGAAGTGGCTCTCGATCTGTTCGCGCATAAGGGCTTCGACGGGGTGTCCATGCGCGAGATCGCCGAGGCTGTTGGTATAAAAAAGGCATCGCTTTACAGCCATTTTGAGAGCAAGGACGCGCTGATCGAGCAGATATTTAACTATCCCGCCATGGCGCTGGAGACCGTAGGCCCTGAGGGCGAGGACGCGGAGAAGATGATGGTTTCCATGGGCGTCGAGGGCTACATGGCGATGGCCGGCAGCGTGTTCAACAAATGGATCGCCGCGCCCGGGATGGAGAAGGTCTGGCGTATCATCTGCATCGAGCTATACCACGACCCGCGCATCAAGGAGTTCTACGACCAGTTTACGGGCGAAGCCATCGCCTTCTGGACGTCGAATTTCAGGACCATGGGGAAGCATGGCCTCATCAAGGCCGTGAGCCCGGAAGTTCTTGCCCGGGAGTACCTGGCGTTCTACATCTATACGTTCATGGACTACTTTATCGCACACTTCGACGGCGAGGGCTCATTCCTAGGGGCTAACGAGAGGATACTGGACGAGCATATGAAATTCTTAGTCCGATCGATCAAGGCATAA
- a CDS encoding ammonium transporter, producing MVINSGDTAWLLASTALVMIMTPGVGFFYGGLVRRKNLVSMITLSLVAFALVSLQWVLFGYSLAFGPDVGGLIGNLSFLGLHGVGQDAAVIAGVTLTVPALAYMVFQLVFATVTLAIVTSVFAERVKLSSFIIFGLIWTTLVYDPLAHWVWGGGWLANLGSYIGMTGGALDFAGGTVVHISSGFSALAIALVIRKRAGFGKDLMEPSNIPLALLGASLLWFGWFGFNAGSAVAANGLAASAFVVTNTAAAAAALTWMLLSWRNGRPASLSFASGAVAGLVAITPASGYVDPLAAIVIGVIASCICYYSMLFRIKKGLDESCDCWSVHGMGGLTGALLTGIFATTAVNSYSGLLYGNVNQFIFQVIAVLVSVCYSFIVTYVLIKILDSTIGMTVKEEEEYVGLDISQHGERAYS from the coding sequence ATGGTAATCAATTCAGGAGATACGGCATGGCTGCTGGCCTCGACGGCGCTGGTCATGATCATGACGCCCGGCGTCGGGTTCTTCTACGGCGGCCTGGTGCGAAGAAAGAACCTCGTTTCGATGATCACTCTCTCGCTGGTCGCGTTCGCCCTGGTGAGCCTCCAGTGGGTGCTCTTCGGGTATAGCCTCGCGTTCGGGCCCGACGTAGGAGGCCTCATCGGGAACCTCAGCTTCCTGGGGCTCCATGGCGTCGGCCAGGATGCGGCGGTCATCGCGGGAGTTACGCTGACCGTTCCTGCTCTGGCATATATGGTATTCCAGTTGGTCTTCGCCACGGTCACGCTGGCCATCGTTACGTCGGTGTTCGCCGAGAGGGTCAAGCTTTCCTCGTTCATCATATTCGGGCTCATCTGGACTACGCTGGTCTATGACCCGCTGGCCCACTGGGTGTGGGGCGGCGGCTGGCTGGCGAACCTCGGCAGCTACATCGGGATGACCGGCGGCGCCCTGGACTTCGCGGGCGGCACGGTCGTCCACATCAGCTCGGGCTTCTCGGCCCTGGCGATCGCCCTCGTCATACGCAAGCGCGCCGGCTTTGGCAAAGACCTCATGGAGCCCAGTAACATACCGTTAGCGCTATTGGGCGCATCCCTGCTGTGGTTCGGCTGGTTCGGGTTCAACGCGGGGAGCGCGGTCGCCGCGAACGGCCTGGCCGCAAGCGCCTTCGTCGTGACCAACACGGCGGCCGCGGCGGCCGCCCTGACGTGGATGCTCCTGAGCTGGAGGAACGGCCGTCCGGCTTCGCTGAGCTTTGCCAGCGGCGCCGTAGCGGGCCTTGTTGCGATCACGCCGGCCTCGGGTTACGTGGACCCCCTGGCGGCCATCGTAATCGGCGTCATCGCCTCGTGCATCTGCTACTACTCGATGCTCTTCCGCATCAAGAAGGGCCTGGACGAGAGCTGCGATTGCTGGTCGGTGCACGGCATGGGCGGCCTGACGGGCGCCCTGCTCACGGGCATCTTCGCCACGACTGCGGTCAACAGCTACTCGGGCTTGCTGTACGGCAACGTGAACCAGTTCATCTTCCAGGTCATCGCGGTCCTGGTATCGGTGTGCTACTCGTTCATCGTTACCTACGTCCTGATCAAGATCCTGGACTCGACGATCGGCATGACCGTAAAGGAAGAAGAAGAATATGTCGGCCTGGATATCTCGCAGCATGGCGAGCGGGCCTACTCGTGA
- a CDS encoding TIGR00300 family protein produces MEAMREIELRGHIIDSFLLPKVFDKVMDMNGEFEILEFEIGKHKTDTSYARLMIRGKDQEHLDDIFGELHRLGAYVPEAEDAVFVKAPKDKVVPKGFYSTTNHTTYVKVDGEWLRVKNQKMDSLIVLRNGSAVCSTLGHIKKGDRVVIGNSGIRVVPPERPRGHTIFDFMGSQVSSERPSQSLIREIAEEIFEAHERGGKIVVVGGPAIVHTGGQQALAELVRKGYVDALLAGNALAVHDVEYNLYGTSLGMDLRTAELAPEGHKHHLYAISEITRAGSLKEAVKQGVLTGGIMYECIVNDIPYVLAGSIRDDGPLPDVISDSMKAQDLMREQVKDADIVLMMATMLHSIATGNCLSSSVRTICVDINPATVTKLMDRGTAQAIGIVTDVGTFLPWLAEEIDSLEKSRKKQAITVKAPKKKNR; encoded by the coding sequence ATGGAAGCGATGCGGGAGATTGAGCTGAGGGGCCATATCATCGACTCTTTCCTCCTACCCAAAGTCTTCGACAAAGTCATGGACATGAACGGCGAGTTCGAGATACTCGAGTTCGAGATCGGAAAGCATAAGACGGATACCAGCTACGCCAGGCTCATGATCCGGGGCAAGGACCAGGAGCACCTGGACGACATTTTCGGCGAGCTGCACCGGCTCGGTGCCTACGTGCCCGAGGCGGAGGACGCGGTCTTCGTAAAAGCCCCCAAGGATAAGGTCGTCCCCAAAGGGTTCTATTCGACCACAAACCACACCACCTACGTGAAGGTGGACGGCGAGTGGCTCAGAGTCAAGAATCAAAAGATGGACTCGCTAATCGTGCTCCGGAACGGCAGCGCTGTCTGCTCCACTCTGGGCCATATCAAGAAAGGCGACCGCGTTGTCATCGGAAACAGCGGCATCCGCGTCGTGCCGCCGGAGAGGCCCCGCGGCCACACAATATTCGATTTCATGGGGAGCCAGGTCTCGTCCGAGAGGCCGTCCCAGTCGCTCATAAGGGAGATCGCGGAGGAGATCTTCGAGGCCCACGAGAGAGGCGGAAAGATCGTCGTGGTCGGCGGCCCCGCCATCGTGCACACGGGCGGCCAGCAGGCGCTGGCGGAACTCGTAAGAAAAGGTTACGTGGATGCGCTGTTAGCGGGCAACGCCCTGGCAGTGCACGACGTGGAGTACAACTTATACGGCACCTCGCTGGGAATGGACCTTAGGACCGCTGAGCTGGCGCCGGAAGGCCATAAGCACCACCTGTATGCCATCAGCGAGATCACCCGCGCGGGCTCTTTGAAAGAGGCCGTAAAGCAGGGCGTCCTCACAGGCGGCATAATGTACGAGTGCATCGTGAACGATATACCTTACGTGCTGGCGGGCTCGATAAGGGACGACGGGCCGCTGCCCGACGTCATCTCTGACAGTATGAAGGCGCAGGACCTCATGCGGGAACAGGTCAAGGACGCGGATATCGTGCTCATGATGGCCACCATGCTCCATTCCATCGCGACGGGCAACTGCCTGTCCTCGAGCGTGCGCACTATTTGCGTGGACATCAACCCGGCGACCGTCACGAAATTAATGGACCGCGGCACCGCCCAGGCGATCGGCATCGTCACCGACGTGGGCACGTTCCTGCCCTGGCTCGCGGAAGAGATCGATAGCCTGGAGAAGAGCCGTAAAAAGCAGGCTATTACGGTCAAGGCGCCGAAAAAGAAAAATCGATAA
- a CDS encoding P-II family nitrogen regulator, with product MKMVQAIIRPERLDSVKKALEEQGFVALTIIESKGRGEQKGITLEYRGKKVEVDTLPKVKIEVVIKDDQVDKVISVVRGAARTGKFGDGKIFVLPVELMAKVRTDEVWT from the coding sequence ATGAAGATGGTACAGGCGATCATCCGGCCGGAAAGGCTGGACTCGGTGAAGAAAGCCCTTGAGGAACAGGGATTTGTCGCTTTGACGATCATCGAGAGCAAGGGGCGGGGGGAGCAAAAAGGCATCACCCTGGAATACCGCGGGAAGAAGGTCGAAGTGGACACGCTTCCCAAGGTAAAGATAGAAGTCGTCATCAAAGACGACCAGGTGGATAAGGTCATTAGCGTCGTCCGGGGAGCCGCGAGGACCGGCAAGTTCGGCGATGGCAAGATCTTCGTCCTGCCCGTCGAGTTGATGGCGAAAGTGCGGACAGATGAAGTCTGGACATAA
- a CDS encoding methyltransferase family protein encodes MSMLNEIKPQNTKKLRIEGAGPKIMVPLLVTFAATAGISYVYRPAFDYPLVPAGWTQALGALFLVVGVAFWLLSTGMFLLAYFQGRLETRGPFAIMPNPIYGSWIVLVIPGISLVLNWWPILLTSVVMYAAQRMFIHEEDDALREKFGGQYEEYRKKVLISFL; translated from the coding sequence ATGAGCATGCTTAACGAGATAAAACCGCAAAACACAAAAAAGCTGAGGATCGAGGGCGCCGGCCCTAAGATAATGGTGCCGCTGCTCGTAACGTTCGCCGCGACGGCAGGGATAAGCTACGTGTACCGGCCGGCGTTCGATTATCCGCTGGTGCCCGCCGGATGGACGCAGGCGCTCGGCGCCCTGTTCCTGGTGGTCGGCGTGGCGTTCTGGCTCCTGTCCACCGGGATGTTCCTCCTCGCATACTTCCAGGGCCGTCTGGAGACGCGGGGACCCTTCGCCATCATGCCGAACCCCATATACGGCAGCTGGATCGTCCTCGTCATACCGGGCATCTCGCTGGTGCTCAACTGGTGGCCGATCCTGCTGACCTCTGTCGTCATGTACGCCGCCCAGCGGATGTTCATCCACGAGGAGGACGATGCGCTGAGGGAGAAGTTCGGCGGGCAATATGAGGAATACCGTAAGAAGGTACTCATCAGTTTCTTATGA
- a CDS encoding P-II family nitrogen regulator — MKKIEAIIRPTKLEEVKKALSAAKYNSISVTEINGRGKQKGTVQQIKEDGESRYTWYRREILPKVKVEIFVNDDEAQKVINTISTSAWTGDIGDGKIFILPVDNVIKIRTGEMDEKAL; from the coding sequence ATGAAAAAGATCGAAGCGATTATCAGGCCTACAAAGCTTGAAGAAGTAAAAAAAGCCTTATCCGCCGCGAAATACAACAGTATCTCCGTCACGGAGATCAACGGCAGAGGCAAACAGAAAGGCACCGTCCAGCAAATAAAGGAAGACGGCGAGTCCAGGTATACCTGGTATCGCAGGGAAATACTCCCTAAAGTCAAAGTGGAAATCTTCGTAAACGATGACGAGGCACAAAAAGTCATTAATACAATATCTACCTCGGCCTGGACAGGCGATATAGGCGATGGCAAGATCTTTATTCTTCCAGTAGATAACGTCATAAAGATCCGGACCGGCGAAATGGATGAAAAAGCTTTATAG
- a CDS encoding CPBP family intramembrane glutamic endopeptidase produces the protein MSDVKKGARKQKGGSTAGAKVSRELGISVMVAVLYGLFLVETIWESSLLGLAFSIILFGILVLMAYLLGGSKKEQRQFRSLVLVFIGLSLLSIIVELLRYLDIPAAAGTFWAGALGAAIAIASVIAIAVLVYIEKDELKKLYIHAGDVKAMWLGAAGLIICLVAGLAGAYFVFGGSILGQDKFLRIAASVIIFGVLAGIVEEAWFRGLLLTRIVPILGESRGNIYQAAVFGAFETVLFYMITGQAAYIPVIFIIGIFMGYYWGRATIKADSLAAPALLHVGLYVLLLLPLVTGLSS, from the coding sequence ATGAGCGACGTTAAAAAAGGCGCACGAAAGCAGAAGGGCGGTTCCACGGCGGGCGCGAAGGTCTCGCGGGAGCTGGGCATATCCGTGATGGTCGCCGTACTGTATGGCCTTTTCCTGGTGGAGACGATCTGGGAAAGCAGCCTGCTGGGCCTGGCCTTTTCCATAATCCTTTTTGGCATCCTGGTGCTGATGGCCTATCTACTGGGCGGCTCAAAGAAGGAGCAGAGGCAGTTCAGGTCGCTCGTTTTAGTGTTTATTGGGCTCTCCCTGCTGTCCATTATCGTGGAGCTTCTCCGTTACCTGGATATTCCGGCCGCGGCCGGAACGTTCTGGGCCGGTGCCCTGGGAGCGGCCATCGCGATCGCATCGGTCATCGCGATCGCTGTACTCGTATATATCGAAAAGGACGAGCTAAAAAAATTGTATATCCATGCCGGCGACGTGAAAGCGATGTGGCTAGGCGCTGCAGGTCTCATAATTTGTCTTGTGGCCGGGCTCGCGGGTGCATATTTTGTCTTTGGCGGCAGCATCCTCGGCCAGGATAAATTTTTAAGGATTGCGGCCTCGGTCATCATCTTCGGTGTCCTGGCGGGCATCGTCGAGGAGGCCTGGTTCCGCGGGCTGCTCCTGACCCGCATTGTTCCCATCCTGGGCGAATCACGCGGGAACATCTACCAGGCGGCGGTCTTCGGCGCCTTCGAGACGGTCTTGTTCTATATGATCACGGGGCAGGCCGCCTACATTCCGGTCATATTCATCATCGGGATATTCATGGGATACTACTGGGGCAGGGCGACCATAAAAGCGGACAGCCTGGCAGCTCCCGCTTTATTGCACGTGGGCCTCTACGTTTTACTGTTGTTGCCCCTGGTCACTGGCCTCTCGTCCTGA
- a CDS encoding radical SAM protein yields the protein MEDNSQMNEMVNRMIRGIFSDALGVSMRDPAMATFFVKATLAQKKAASVRQKNEEQGLHVPPVMILSVTNKCNLHCAGCYSRLVPRAIKPELDEAGMRNVLKQASELGTSIVLLVGGEPLTKPEIFNVTKDFPDMIFTLFTNGTLIDEAVLQKFKEQKHVIPILSMEGHENITDLRRGSGIYDRLMRDMAKLCERGIFFGTSLTVTRMNYDEVTGEPFVRRMREHGCKAFIYVEYNPVKKGTEDWVVTDAQRDEILAKMAAYRKSQPGVYIGFPGDEKAFGGCLSSGRGFIHVSASGDIEPCPFAPFSDSSVLDMPLKDALNSKLFRTLRANRDRLMESNGGCALWKNPEWVKSLMS from the coding sequence ATGGAAGATAATTCACAGATGAATGAAATGGTAAACCGGATGATCCGGGGCATATTCAGCGATGCGCTGGGCGTCTCGATGAGGGACCCCGCCATGGCGACGTTCTTCGTAAAGGCGACGCTCGCCCAGAAGAAGGCAGCGTCCGTCCGGCAGAAGAACGAGGAGCAGGGCCTCCATGTGCCACCCGTGATGATCCTCAGCGTCACTAATAAGTGCAATTTGCATTGTGCCGGCTGCTATTCCCGGCTCGTGCCCCGTGCCATCAAGCCCGAGCTTGACGAGGCTGGCATGAGGAACGTCCTGAAGCAGGCAAGCGAGCTGGGCACGTCCATCGTACTGCTCGTGGGGGGCGAGCCTCTGACAAAGCCGGAGATATTCAACGTCACGAAGGACTTCCCCGATATGATCTTCACGCTGTTCACGAACGGCACGCTCATCGACGAGGCCGTGCTACAGAAGTTCAAGGAGCAAAAGCACGTCATACCGATCCTCAGTATGGAGGGCCACGAGAATATCACCGACCTGCGCCGGGGCTCCGGCATTTATGACCGGCTCATGAGAGACATGGCGAAGCTGTGCGAGCGGGGCATCTTCTTCGGCACGTCGCTCACCGTCACCCGTATGAACTACGACGAGGTGACCGGCGAGCCATTCGTCCGCCGCATGCGGGAGCACGGCTGCAAGGCGTTCATCTACGTGGAGTACAATCCCGTCAAGAAGGGCACCGAGGACTGGGTGGTCACCGATGCGCAGAGGGATGAGATTCTCGCCAAGATGGCCGCATATCGTAAAAGCCAACCTGGAGTATATATCGGCTTCCCGGGCGATGAGAAGGCCTTCGGCGGCTGTCTATCCTCGGGAAGAGGCTTTATCCACGTCAGCGCCTCGGGCGATATCGAGCCCTGCCCGTTCGCGCCGTTCTCCGACAGCAGCGTCCTGGACATGCCTCTAAAAGACGCCTTGAACTCGAAGCTGTTCAGGACATTAAGGGCTAACAGGGACCGGCTCATGGAGTCGAACGGCGGCTGCGCTCTCTGGAAGAACCCCGAATGGGTCAAGTCGCTGATGAGCTAG
- a CDS encoding P-II family nitrogen regulator — protein MKMVQAIIRPEKTEAVKKALEDKGFIAMTIIEVRGRGEQKGITLEYRGRKVEVDTIPKMKLEMVVEDEDVGTIIDTIRASARTGKVGDGKIFVLPVDKMCKVRIDD, from the coding sequence ATGAAAATGGTGCAGGCGATAATTCGGCCGGAAAAGACGGAGGCGGTAAAAAAGGCCCTTGAGGATAAGGGCTTTATCGCCATGACGATCATCGAGGTCCGGGGCCGGGGCGAGCAGAAGGGCATCACCCTGGAGTACAGGGGAAGAAAGGTCGAGGTCGATACCATCCCCAAGATGAAGCTCGAGATGGTCGTGGAAGACGAAGACGTCGGTACGATCATCGATACCATTCGGGCGAGTGCCCGCACGGGCAAGGTCGGGGACGGCAAGATCTTCGTCCTGCCCGTGGATAAGATGTGCAAAGTGCGTATCGACGATTAA
- a CDS encoding ammonium transporter, translating to MPISAGDTAWIITATALVMLMTPGVGFFYGGLVRRKNVISMIALSFIAFALVSVQWVLYGYSLAFGPDVGGLIGGLDNVALNGVSLGATGSLTIPQMLFMLFQMVFATVTLAILTSVFAERVRLSSFIVFGLLWTTLVYDPIAHWVWGGGWLAQLGVLDFAGGAVVHISAGFSALAILMVIGKRIGFGKDLMEPNNIPIALIGMAMLWFGWFGFNGGSALAANGLAVNAIVVTNTAAAAGALVWMMLSWKDGRPASLGVASGAISGLAAITPAAGYVDIFGALVIGIVAAAACYIALTFRIRSGWDESLDAWSIHGVGGLLGVFMTGIFATTAINSYSGLLEGNVHQLFVQVIAIVATVLYSLIVTFILAKGVDMTMGLRVKEEEEYVGLDISQHGERAYT from the coding sequence ATGCCCATAAGCGCGGGAGATACCGCATGGATCATAACCGCTACGGCGCTCGTAATGCTCATGACCCCCGGCGTAGGGTTCTTTTACGGAGGGCTCGTCCGGAGGAAGAATGTCATATCGATGATCGCGCTGTCGTTCATCGCGTTCGCGCTCGTCAGCGTCCAGTGGGTGCTGTATGGCTACAGCCTGGCTTTCGGGCCCGACGTGGGCGGCCTCATCGGCGGCCTCGACAACGTCGCCCTCAATGGCGTAAGCCTGGGGGCGACGGGCAGCTTGACCATCCCGCAGATGCTCTTCATGCTCTTCCAGATGGTCTTCGCCACGGTCACGCTGGCGATCCTCACTTCGGTATTTGCCGAGCGGGTCCGGCTGTCGTCGTTCATCGTGTTCGGCCTCCTCTGGACTACGCTCGTCTATGACCCGATCGCCCACTGGGTATGGGGCGGCGGCTGGCTGGCACAGTTAGGCGTCCTGGACTTTGCAGGCGGCGCGGTCGTCCACATCAGCGCAGGCTTCTCGGCGCTCGCGATCCTCATGGTCATCGGCAAGCGCATCGGCTTCGGCAAAGACCTGATGGAGCCGAACAACATTCCTATCGCTTTAATCGGCATGGCCATGCTCTGGTTCGGCTGGTTCGGGTTCAACGGCGGCAGCGCCCTGGCGGCGAACGGCCTGGCGGTCAACGCCATCGTGGTCACGAACACGGCGGCCGCCGCGGGCGCCCTCGTCTGGATGATGTTAAGCTGGAAAGACGGAAGGCCGGCTTCGCTGGGCGTCGCCAGCGGGGCCATCTCCGGCCTGGCCGCCATCACGCCCGCCGCGGGCTACGTGGACATCTTCGGCGCGCTCGTCATCGGTATCGTCGCGGCCGCCGCCTGCTACATCGCGCTCACGTTCCGCATCCGGAGCGGCTGGGACGAGAGCCTGGACGCCTGGTCCATCCACGGCGTAGGCGGCCTGCTGGGCGTATTTATGACCGGTATCTTCGCGACCACGGCCATTAACAGCTATTCCGGGCTGCTCGAGGGCAATGTCCACCAGCTCTTCGTGCAGGTGATCGCCATCGTGGCGACGGTCCTTTATTCCCTGATAGTTACCTTTATCCTCGCTAAGGGAGTAGATATGACCATGGGCCTGAGGGTCAAAGAGGAAGAGGAATATGTCGGGCTCGACATTTCCCAGCATGGTGAGAGGGCCTATACATAA
- a CDS encoding CDP-alcohol phosphatidyltransferase family protein, whose protein sequence is MSMLYALKPQKDSLLCSFSRALLSAGVTPNVVTAAGLLISLIAGLFAASGHLYAGIFLFIIGACLDAVDGSLARSCGLTSEFGRYFDSVCDRLSELAFITGAVAGGTPVMAFAVIAGSMLLLASRIYNHRKGLNSNAAMFGRPERLALLILGLLSSGPYSIAFFMLAGLLCLVSSVQALASGIKQPKLVKPST, encoded by the coding sequence ATGAGCATGCTTTATGCGCTTAAGCCTCAGAAGGACAGTCTGCTTTGCAGTTTTTCCCGCGCGCTGCTGTCAGCAGGAGTGACGCCGAACGTAGTCACCGCGGCCGGCCTGCTCATATCATTGATCGCCGGGCTGTTCGCCGCATCCGGCCATCTGTACGCGGGCATTTTCCTTTTTATCATTGGCGCCTGCCTGGATGCCGTGGACGGCTCGCTGGCGAGGTCCTGCGGGCTCACGTCTGAGTTCGGCCGGTATTTTGACAGCGTGTGCGACCGGCTCTCCGAGCTGGCATTTATCACGGGCGCGGTCGCCGGAGGCACGCCTGTCATGGCCTTTGCGGTTATCGCAGGCTCAATGCTGCTGCTGGCATCCAGGATATACAATCACAGGAAGGGTCTCAACTCGAACGCCGCCATGTTCGGCCGTCCCGAGAGGCTGGCGCTCCTGATCCTGGGCCTCTTATCGTCAGGCCCGTATAGTATAGCGTTTTTCATGCTGGCAGGCCTCCTCTGCCTCGTCTCGTCGGTTCAGGCTCTTGCATCGGGGATAAAACAGCCAAAATTGGTGAAGCCCTCGACATAG
- a CDS encoding ribbon-helix-helix protein, CopG family yields MNSPIRVTVSFDEKSYRNFEAMRDELDVSQSELIRRAINFYYDNRASLNGPPDERVAEYKDMLGNGEHIILDIDHWLLFLKTVESSSSQSEFWNTHRDIARSHAEQLAKKVTTPVEMMKRLETCNLLKISRSDSAPNEYTLLTGSGTQRRFVREFLEETFAGMGFNANIKEDYSKLRITLNGEKKIP; encoded by the coding sequence ATGAACTCTCCCATCCGGGTAACAGTCTCTTTCGACGAGAAATCTTACCGCAATTTCGAGGCTATGAGGGATGAGCTCGACGTGTCCCAGAGCGAGCTGATACGTCGCGCCATTAACTTTTATTACGACAATCGCGCTTCTCTTAACGGCCCGCCCGACGAGCGCGTCGCTGAGTATAAGGACATGCTCGGGAATGGGGAGCACATCATCCTCGACATAGACCACTGGCTGCTATTCCTGAAAACGGTGGAGAGCTCTTCCAGCCAGTCGGAGTTCTGGAATACGCACCGGGATATCGCGCGGTCCCATGCAGAGCAGCTTGCGAAAAAAGTCACGACGCCCGTGGAGATGATGAAGCGCCTTGAGACGTGTAACCTGCTCAAGATCAGCCGTTCCGACAGTGCCCCCAACGAGTATACGCTTTTGACCGGCTCCGGCACCCAGCGGCGTTTCGTGCGCGAGTTCCTGGAAGAGACCTTCGCGGGCATGGGATTTAACGCCAACATCAAGGAAGACTATTCTAAGCTTCGCATTACGCTGAATGGCGAAAAGAAAATACCATGA